In Canis lupus familiaris isolate Mischka breed German Shepherd chromosome 9, alternate assembly UU_Cfam_GSD_1.0, whole genome shotgun sequence, a single window of DNA contains:
- the TMEM141 gene encoding transmembrane protein 141 isoform X2, with amino-acid sequence MVNLGLSRVDDTVAAKHPGLEEYAACQSEAFVKGIFTFITGTGAAVGLQMLIQRRFPYPFQWHVLVAVGGYSRAAARGDAVTGSMASYWVTRVESHRCSNLWLFLETGQLPKDGGTDQRS; translated from the exons ATGGTGAACCTGGGCCTGTCCCGGGTGGACGACACCGTGGCCGCCAAGCACCCG GGTCTGGAGGAGTACGCCGCGTGCCAGTCCGAGGCCTTCGTAAAGGGCATTTTCACCTTTATCACAG GCACAGGTGCAGCCGTCGGCCTGCAGATGCTTATTCAGAGGAGGTTTCCGTACCCCTTCCAGTGGCACGTGCTAGTGGCCGTGGGTGGGTACTCCAGGGCTGCTGCCAGAGGGGATGCAG tcACAGGCTCAATGGCCAGCTACTGGGTGACCCGAGTGGAGTCGCACAGATGCAGCAATCTCTGGCTCTTCCTGGAAACAGGGCAGCTCCCCAAGGACGGGGGCACAG ATCAGCGCAGCTAG
- the TMEM141 gene encoding transmembrane protein 141 isoform X1 codes for MVNLGLSRVDDTVAAKHPGLEEYAACQSEAFVKGIFTFITGTGAAVGLQMLIQRRFPYPFQWHVLVAVGGYSRAAARGDAGQLPKDGGTDQRS; via the exons ATGGTGAACCTGGGCCTGTCCCGGGTGGACGACACCGTGGCCGCCAAGCACCCG GGTCTGGAGGAGTACGCCGCGTGCCAGTCCGAGGCCTTCGTAAAGGGCATTTTCACCTTTATCACAG GCACAGGTGCAGCCGTCGGCCTGCAGATGCTTATTCAGAGGAGGTTTCCGTACCCCTTCCAGTGGCACGTGCTAGTGGCCGTGGGTGGGTACTCCAGGGCTGCTGCCAGAGGGGATGCAG GGCAGCTCCCCAAGGACGGGGGCACAG ATCAGCGCAGCTAG
- the LCN15 gene encoding lipocalin-15 isoform X2, with product MLPFLRIHQTRASPAAGVFLLGQVLVLLWLSGAWAEVLVQPDFDAKKFSGLWYVVSMVSDCKVFLGKKDHLLMSSRTIRAMPGGNLSVHMEFPRADGCHQLDAEYLRVGSEGHFRVPALGYLDVRVADTDYDTFAVLYIYKELEGALSTMVQLYSRTQEASPQATKAFQDFYPTVGLPNDMMVMLPKSDVCSSAGKEAS from the exons ATGTTGCCCTTTCTGAGGATCCACCAAACCCGAGCCAGCCCGGCAGCGG GTGTGTTCCTGCTGGGCCAGGTCCTGGTGCTGCTCTGGCTGTCCGGGGCTTGGGCTGAGGTCCTGGTACAGCCAGATTTTGATGCCAAAAAG TTCTCAGGTCTTTGGTACGTGGTCTCCATGGTCTCCGACTGCAAGGTCTTCCTGGGCAAGAAGGACCACTTGCTCATGTCTAGCAGGACTATCAGGGCCATGCCAGGGGGCAACCTCAGTGTCCACATGGAGTTCCCTCG GGCTGACGGCTGTCACCAGCTGGATGCTGAGTACCTGAGGGTGGGCTCTGAGGGGCACTTCAGAGTCCCAG CCCTGGGCTACCTGGACGTGCGTGTGGCAGACACAGACTATGACACCTTCGCCGTGCTCTACATCTATAAGGAGCTGGAGGGGGCGCTCAGCACCATGGTCCAGCTCTACA GCCGGACCCAGGAAGCAAGTCCCCAAGCCACAAAGGCCTTCCAGGACTTCTACCCCACCGTGGGGCTCCCCAATGACATGATGGTCATGCTGCCCAAGTCAG ATGTGTGCTCCTCTGCAGGCAAGGAGGCTTCCTGA
- the TMEM141 gene encoding transmembrane protein 141 isoform X3, giving the protein MVNLGLSRVDDTVAAKHPGLEEYAACQSEAFVKGIFTFITGTGAAVGLQMLIQRRFPYPFQWHVLVAVVTGSMASYWVTRVESHRCSNLWLFLETGQLPKDGGTDQRS; this is encoded by the exons ATGGTGAACCTGGGCCTGTCCCGGGTGGACGACACCGTGGCCGCCAAGCACCCG GGTCTGGAGGAGTACGCCGCGTGCCAGTCCGAGGCCTTCGTAAAGGGCATTTTCACCTTTATCACAG GCACAGGTGCAGCCGTCGGCCTGCAGATGCTTATTCAGAGGAGGTTTCCGTACCCCTTCCAGTGGCACGTGCTAGTGGCCGTGG tcACAGGCTCAATGGCCAGCTACTGGGTGACCCGAGTGGAGTCGCACAGATGCAGCAATCTCTGGCTCTTCCTGGAAACAGGGCAGCTCCCCAAGGACGGGGGCACAG ATCAGCGCAGCTAG